In one Colletotrichum destructivum chromosome 2, complete sequence genomic region, the following are encoded:
- a CDS encoding Putative Thioesterase domain, HotDog domain superfamily, with translation MITTPHALRTVLRQPARRSATVQAHALQPSARCRQASFRCYHPGVGADQATRPTRTHSRLRRAVRFGAFGLLFASLGFAAAATPLVPGLLDVTRYRSDEDSLRAFVPEDDEAREVDDFINRHPLAAEMRQNPDMIESRPHMRLPEALRRHNLTGGTLLGPGRITVPPVCWTEKGGKSFVSISHLGTDMCGHPGIVHGGLLATMLDEGLARCCFGALPHNVGVTARLEINYKKPVQAGTYVVMRARTMRVEGRKAWVEGHLETLAVNGEEPEILAQASALFVSPRFAMVMAKLNATS, from the exons ATGATAACGACACCTCATGCGTTGAGGACTGTGCTGAGGCAGCCCGCACGGCGCTCTGCAACCGTGCAAGCCCACGCCTTACAGCCATcggcccgctgccgccagGCCAGTTTTCGATGTTACCACCCAGGTGTAGGTGCAG ATCAAGCCACGCGACCGACACGAACCCACTCCCGACTTCGCAGAGCCGTCAGATTTGGCGCGTTTGGGCTGCTCTTTGCCAGCCTGGGAttcgccgcggcggcaactcCTCTCGTACCTGGTCTCCTTGATGTGACACGGTATCGGTCTGACGAGGATAGTCTGCGCGCTTTTGTTCcggaggatgacgaggctCGAGAAGTCGACGACTTCATCAACCGTCACCCCCTTGCGGCGGAGATGCGGCAGAACCCTGACATGATAGAGTCTCGTCCTCATATGAGGCTCCCTGAAGCACTGCGACGTCACAACCTCACGGGTGGCACGCTCCTGGGGCCCGGTCGCATTACGGTGCCCCCTGTCTGCTGGACCGAGAAGGGTGGCAAGTCGTTCGTGTCCATCTCCCACCTTGGCACAGATATGTGTGGTCATCCTGGTATCGTTCATGGTGGACTACTAGCTACCATGCTTGACGAGGGCCTGGCGCGGTGCTGTTTTGGCGCGCTTCCGCATAACGTGGGTGTCACAGCCAGACTGGAAATTAACTATAAGAAACCGGTGCAGGCGGGCACTTACGTTGTCATGCGGGCGCGGACAATGAGGGTTGAGGGGCGTAAGGCGTGGGTCGAGGGTCACTTGGAAACGCTGGCGGTGAACGGAGAGGAGCCTGAGATTCTGGCGCAGGCTTCTGCACTGTTTGTCTCTCCTAGGTTTGCAATG GTCATGGCGAAACTTAACGCGACTTCCTGA